In one Salipiger abyssi genomic region, the following are encoded:
- a CDS encoding Lrp/AsnC family transcriptional regulator translates to MPGNRLDPIDRKILAELQADGRMTNVELAKRVGISAPPCLRRVRTLEEQGFIRGYHADVDPRELGFEVQVFAMVGLQSQAESDLRAFEERCRAWPLVRECHMLNGEVDFILKCVAPDLSTFQSFLTGELLTAENVGSVKTSLVIRGAKDEPGVPFDVLEERLSRSA, encoded by the coding sequence ATGCCTGGGAACCGGCTCGATCCGATCGACAGAAAGATTCTGGCCGAGCTGCAAGCCGACGGTCGCATGACCAATGTCGAACTTGCCAAACGCGTGGGCATCTCTGCCCCGCCCTGCCTGCGCCGTGTGCGCACCCTGGAGGAGCAGGGCTTCATCCGTGGCTATCACGCCGATGTCGACCCGCGCGAGCTGGGATTCGAGGTGCAGGTGTTTGCCATGGTCGGGCTGCAAAGCCAGGCCGAGAGCGACCTGCGCGCCTTCGAGGAGCGCTGCCGCGCCTGGCCGCTGGTGCGCGAGTGTCACATGCTGAACGGCGAGGTGGATTTCATCCTGAAATGCGTCGCCCCGGATCTCTCGACCTTCCAGAGCTTCCTGACCGGAGAGCTGCTGACAGCCGAGAACGTCGGCAGCGTCAAGACATCGCTGGTGATCCGTGGCGCCAAGGACGAGCCGGGCGTGCCTTTCGACGTGCTCGAGGAGCGGCTCAGCCGCTCCGCCTGA
- a CDS encoding Hint domain-containing protein, whose product MRKYEVAALSPDLSIAFNSHIAPASPLFEETATAFARGTLMPTVRGPVAIEDLLPGDYLETSEGAQPVTWIGSTTYVPGVDEDATTLASMVRITSDAFGPGRPMGDVLVGPAARMVLRRGRLKSLIGQEKVLVPVSDFADGDRIVRVRPGGAVQLFHVMLGRHATIRVGGIEMESYHPGKALSQITGENTRAFFMSMFPNIDAVQDFGELTMTRTSREVIESLTAV is encoded by the coding sequence ATGCGCAAATACGAGGTCGCCGCGTTGTCGCCGGATCTCTCCATCGCTTTCAACAGCCATATCGCGCCGGCCTCGCCGCTTTTCGAAGAGACCGCGACCGCCTTTGCGCGCGGCACGCTGATGCCGACCGTGCGCGGCCCGGTGGCGATCGAGGATCTGCTGCCCGGCGACTATCTCGAAACCAGCGAGGGCGCGCAGCCCGTCACCTGGATCGGCTCCACCACCTATGTGCCCGGTGTCGACGAGGACGCCACCACACTGGCCTCGATGGTGCGGATCACCTCCGACGCCTTCGGGCCGGGCCGCCCGATGGGCGACGTGCTGGTCGGCCCGGCCGCGCGCATGGTGCTCCGGCGTGGGCGGCTGAAATCGCTGATCGGGCAGGAAAAGGTACTGGTGCCGGTGTCCGATTTCGCCGATGGCGACCGCATCGTGCGCGTCCGCCCCGGCGGGGCGGTGCAGCTCTTCCATGTCATGCTGGGCCGGCACGCGACCATCCGCGTCGGCGGGATCGAGATGGAATCCTACCACCCGGGCAAGGCGCTGTCACAGATCACCGGCGAGAACACGCGAGCCTTCTTTATGTCGATGTTCCCCAATATCGACGCGGTGCAGGATTTCGGCGAGCTCACCATGACCCGCACCTCCCGTGAGGTGATCGAGAGCCTGACGGCGGTGTGA
- the pgeF gene encoding peptidoglycan editing factor PgeF: protein MMLEIITSQSLSPLRHGFFTRKGGASSGVFAGLNCGAGSSDQSEIVAINRARVAEAMDVPVSHLVNVHQTHSARVVTVDGPHDGPVPEADGLVTATPGVALSVLTADCQPVLFADAQAGVVGAAHAGWRGAIDGVLDETISAMVKLGAVRENIKAVIGPAISQRAYEVGPEFFDDFMGEDPGNARFFAGGAGDRLHFDLPGYGLHKMREAGIEAEWTRHCTYSDPERFFSYRRSCHEKEADYGRLISVIRL, encoded by the coding sequence ATGATGCTGGAAATCATCACCTCCCAAAGCCTCTCGCCGCTGCGGCACGGGTTCTTTACCCGCAAGGGCGGCGCCTCCTCGGGGGTTTTCGCCGGGCTGAATTGCGGCGCCGGCTCGTCCGATCAATCGGAGATCGTCGCGATCAATCGCGCCCGTGTCGCCGAGGCGATGGACGTGCCGGTCAGCCATCTGGTCAATGTGCATCAGACCCATTCCGCCCGCGTGGTCACGGTCGACGGCCCGCATGACGGCCCGGTGCCCGAGGCCGACGGGCTGGTCACGGCGACGCCCGGCGTGGCGCTCTCGGTGCTGACGGCGGATTGCCAGCCGGTGCTGTTCGCCGATGCGCAGGCCGGGGTGGTCGGCGCCGCCCATGCGGGCTGGCGCGGCGCCATCGACGGGGTGCTGGACGAGACGATTTCGGCGATGGTGAAGCTCGGCGCGGTGCGCGAGAACATCAAGGCGGTGATCGGCCCGGCGATCAGCCAGCGCGCCTATGAGGTGGGCCCCGAATTCTTCGACGATTTCATGGGCGAGGATCCCGGCAATGCCCGGTTCTTTGCCGGCGGGGCAGGGGACCGGCTGCATTTCGATCTGCCGGGCTACGGGCTGCACAAGATGCGCGAGGCCGGGATCGAGGCGGAGTGGACGCGGCATTGCACCTATTCCGACCCGGAGCGGTTTTTCTCCTATCGCCGCTCCTGCCACGAGAAAGAGGCCGATTACGGGCGGCTGATCTCGGTCATCCGGCTCTGA
- a CDS encoding class I SAM-dependent methyltransferase has protein sequence MTPLEEVLHKRIAAEGPMSIAEYMSLCLMHPQHGYYPTRDPLGAAGDFITAPEVSQMFGELLGLCLAQCWMDQGRPDPFVLAELGPGRGTLMADATRAMRGVPGMLEAARLHLVETSPRLRDEQRRRLGPLMPVWHESVADLPEAPLFLLANEFFDALPIRQFLRAGDAWAERVVGLRDGALSFGLTEPVAQAALAHRLADTSEGDLVETCAPAQGIAEELGRRIAAHGGAAMIVDYGAERSLGDTFQALRRHERADPLAAPGEADLTAHVDFGALADAAPCAHTQLTPQGLFLERLGITDRARALAAKLSGDALETHVAAHRRLTHPAEMGSLFKTLGFFPEGATPPPGLLT, from the coding sequence ATGACCCCGCTGGAGGAGGTCCTGCACAAGCGCATCGCCGCCGAGGGGCCGATGAGCATCGCGGAATACATGTCGCTCTGCCTCATGCATCCGCAGCACGGCTATTACCCGACCCGCGATCCGCTCGGCGCGGCGGGCGATTTCATCACCGCGCCCGAGGTCAGCCAGATGTTCGGCGAGCTGCTGGGGCTCTGCCTTGCGCAATGCTGGATGGATCAGGGCCGGCCCGACCCCTTTGTGCTGGCCGAGCTGGGGCCGGGCCGGGGCACGCTGATGGCCGACGCCACCCGCGCCATGCGCGGGGTGCCCGGCATGCTGGAGGCGGCGCGGCTGCATCTGGTCGAGACCTCGCCACGGCTGCGCGACGAACAGCGGCGGCGGCTCGGGCCGCTGATGCCGGTCTGGCACGAGAGCGTTGCCGATCTGCCCGAGGCGCCGCTCTTCCTGCTCGCCAACGAGTTCTTCGACGCGTTGCCGATCCGGCAGTTCCTGCGCGCGGGCGATGCCTGGGCCGAGCGCGTGGTGGGGCTGCGCGACGGCGCGCTGAGCTTCGGGCTGACCGAGCCGGTGGCGCAGGCGGCGCTGGCGCACCGGCTGGCGGATACGAGTGAGGGCGATCTGGTCGAGACCTGCGCCCCGGCACAGGGAATCGCCGAAGAGCTGGGCCGCCGCATCGCCGCGCATGGCGGCGCGGCGATGATCGTCGATTACGGCGCCGAGCGCAGCCTTGGCGACACGTTCCAGGCGCTGCGGCGGCATGAACGTGCCGACCCGCTGGCAGCACCGGGAGAGGCCGATCTGACCGCGCATGTGGATTTCGGCGCGCTGGCCGACGCGGCCCCCTGCGCCCATACGCAGCTTACCCCGCAGGGGCTGTTTCTCGAACGCCTCGGCATCACCGACCGCGCCCGCGCGCTGGCGGCGAAGCTCTCGGGCGATGCGCTCGAGACCCATGTCGCGGCACATCGCCGGTTGACGCATCCCGCTGAAATGGGTTCGTTGTTCAAGACACTCGGATTCTTCCCCGAAGGTGCGACGCCACCGCCCGGATTGCTGACATGA
- the lgt gene encoding prolipoprotein diacylglyceryl transferase produces MKAAIPFPPLSSELFSISIGGFEFALRWYALAYIAGILIGWQLAAAAVKRSALWRNDTPPMSAAQVEQLMTWVILGIILGGRLGFVLFYQPAYYLAHPAEILMVWHGGMSFHGGLLGVILAVLGFCLRNRIPLMPTADMMALAVPPGLLLGRIANFVNAELWGRPTDLPWGVIFPGAAAQECGQALVAECARHPSQLYEAGLEGLLLGGLLIWLAFFRGTLKRPGRIAGIFFAGYGIARVLVELVRQPDAQFVSPGNPLGLAWHVNGYGLTMGQILSLPMIAIGLWLAIRAGRRA; encoded by the coding sequence ATGAAAGCCGCCATTCCCTTTCCGCCGCTCTCCTCCGAGCTGTTCTCGATCTCAATCGGAGGCTTCGAATTTGCCCTGCGCTGGTACGCGCTGGCCTATATCGCCGGCATCCTGATCGGCTGGCAGCTGGCGGCGGCGGCGGTGAAGCGCAGCGCGCTCTGGCGCAACGACACCCCGCCGATGAGCGCGGCGCAGGTCGAGCAGCTCATGACCTGGGTGATTCTCGGCATCATCCTCGGCGGGCGGCTCGGTTTCGTGCTGTTCTACCAGCCGGCCTATTACCTCGCCCACCCGGCCGAGATCCTGATGGTCTGGCATGGCGGCATGTCCTTCCATGGCGGGCTCTTGGGCGTGATCCTCGCGGTGCTGGGCTTCTGCCTCAGGAATCGCATTCCGCTGATGCCCACCGCCGACATGATGGCGCTCGCGGTGCCGCCCGGTCTGCTGCTGGGGCGGATCGCCAATTTCGTCAATGCCGAGCTCTGGGGCCGGCCCACCGATCTGCCCTGGGGGGTGATCTTTCCCGGCGCGGCGGCGCAGGAGTGTGGTCAGGCGCTGGTCGCGGAATGCGCCCGCCACCCCTCGCAGCTTTACGAGGCGGGGCTCGAGGGGCTGCTGCTGGGCGGGCTGCTGATCTGGCTGGCCTTCTTCCGTGGTACGCTGAAGCGTCCGGGCAGGATCGCCGGCATCTTCTTTGCCGGCTATGGCATCGCCCGGGTGCTGGTCGAGCTGGTGCGCCAGCCCGATGCGCAATTCGTCTCGCCGGGCAACCCGCTGGGGCTGGCCTGGCATGTGAACGGCTACGGGCTCACCATGGGGCAGATCCTGTCGCTGCCGATGATCGCCATCGGCCTGTGGCTGGCGATCCGCGCGGGGCGCCGGGCATGA
- a CDS encoding accessory factor UbiK family protein produces MQTRNKVFDDISQLMTNAMGVAQGAKDEAETAMKSMIDRWLADRDFVTREEFDAVRAMAQKAREENEALKARLDALEKGAE; encoded by the coding sequence ATGCAGACGCGCAACAAGGTATTCGACGACATCTCGCAGCTGATGACCAACGCGATGGGCGTGGCTCAGGGTGCCAAGGACGAGGCGGAGACGGCGATGAAGTCGATGATCGACCGCTGGCTGGCCGATCGCGATTTCGTCACCCGCGAAGAGTTCGACGCGGTGCGCGCCATGGCGCAGAAGGCCCGCGAGGAAAACGAGGCGCTGAAAGCGCGGCTCGACGCGCTGGAGAAGGGCGCGGAGTAA
- the rplO gene encoding 50S ribosomal protein L15, translating into MKLNELRDNAGATRSKKRIGRGPGSGKGKMGGRGIKGQKSRSGVAINGYEGGQMPLYQRLPKRGFTKPNRKSYAVVNLGLIQKFVDAGKLDAGSITEETLISSGLVRRKLDGIRVLAKGEVTSALTIETTGASKSAVEAVEKAGGALKVTAAAAAE; encoded by the coding sequence ATGAAACTCAACGAACTTCGCGACAACGCGGGCGCAACCCGCTCGAAGAAACGCATCGGCCGTGGCCCGGGCTCGGGCAAGGGCAAGATGGGTGGCCGTGGTATCAAAGGTCAGAAATCCCGCTCGGGTGTGGCCATCAACGGCTACGAAGGCGGCCAGATGCCGCTCTACCAGCGTCTGCCCAAGCGCGGCTTCACCAAGCCGAACCGCAAGAGCTACGCTGTGGTCAACCTCGGCCTGATCCAGAAATTCGTCGATGCGGGCAAGCTCGACGCCGGCAGCATCACCGAAGAGACCCTGATCTCCTCGGGTCTCGTGCGCCGCAAGCTCGACGGCATCCGCGTGCTGGCCAAGGGCGAAGTGACCTCGGCCCTGACCATCGAAACCACCGGCGCGTCGAAATCGGCGGTCGAGGCGGTCGAGAAAGCCGGCGGCGCTCTGAAAGTCACGGCAGCGGCAGCCGCCGAATAA